A stretch of Paenibacillus mucilaginosus 3016 DNA encodes these proteins:
- a CDS encoding carbohydrate ABC transporter permease, translating into MGKQYRTLGGTVFDIFNYTFLGVFALVTVIPFLYVIAGSFASDAELTQRAFFLIPSTFSMAGYQYIFSSDTLFQSLGVSVFITVSGTLVNLFFTVTMAYPLAKRSLMGRSTVLNLIVFSMLFGGGMIPTYLVIKSLGMLDSFWALTLPGAISAFNLIVIKNFFEQLPPGLEESARIDGCTEIGVLWRIVLPLSKPVLATFALFYAVGHWNSFFQALLYINDPEKWPMQVMLRQIVMLSQSSIGDSGMLDPNFVQPPEQTIKMAVIVIATLPILCVYPFLQKHFAKGVLIGSIK; encoded by the coding sequence ATGGGCAAGCAGTACCGCACGCTGGGCGGCACGGTCTTCGATATCTTCAATTACACGTTCCTCGGCGTATTCGCGCTGGTGACCGTCATTCCGTTCCTGTATGTGATCGCCGGCTCGTTCGCATCGGATGCGGAGCTGACGCAGAGGGCATTCTTCCTGATTCCAAGTACCTTCTCCATGGCAGGGTACCAGTACATTTTCTCGTCGGATACGCTGTTCCAATCCCTCGGGGTGTCGGTCTTCATTACGGTGTCGGGGACGCTCGTCAACCTCTTCTTCACCGTAACCATGGCATACCCGCTCGCGAAGCGTTCGCTGATGGGCCGCAGCACCGTGCTCAACCTCATCGTCTTCTCGATGCTGTTCGGCGGAGGGATGATTCCGACGTACCTGGTCATCAAGAGCCTCGGCATGCTCGATTCGTTCTGGGCGCTGACACTGCCGGGCGCCATCTCGGCATTCAACCTCATTGTCATCAAAAACTTCTTCGAGCAGCTTCCCCCGGGACTGGAGGAGTCGGCCCGGATCGACGGCTGCACTGAAATCGGCGTGCTCTGGCGCATCGTGCTCCCGCTCTCGAAGCCGGTGCTCGCGACCTTCGCCCTGTTCTATGCGGTGGGCCACTGGAACAGCTTCTTCCAGGCGCTGCTCTACATCAATGACCCGGAGAAGTGGCCGATGCAGGTGATGCTGCGGCAGATCGTCATGCTCTCCCAGTCGTCCATCGGTGACTCGGGAATGCTCGATCCGAACTTCGTCCAACCGCCGGAGCAGACGATCAAAATGGCTGTTATCGTTATTGCGACCCTCCCGATTCTGTGCGTCTATCCGTTCCTGCAGAAGCATTTTGCCAAGGGCGTGCTGATCGGTTCCATTAAATAA
- a CDS encoding glycoside hydrolase family 88/105 protein, producing MRYFPEEQSAYAKVGSDVEEVLKAIAGRYMGEHGKVGPVYRLFSREAFVREEDYRYVMDLDKKLEDLREGQFVYCWSKLWSEKEMEIPLSLSCFSPARVYVNGVQAFASNLNDDVFPDRRCWFRAKVVPGWNHIVLRFTKTATGCGGKFGTGSIKGAPLHFLVPLEDRAGQEGWVYSCPFGEDLKALPGSEAWDIPAAEAGEIVWQPQQAWTESERTAGVFGRLFGEQAGSQAWAWTRIGSRRGAAQEIRLSGTHEGGLTLYAGGIEVYSAASSGTFALTLRLPYGEHDLLVRSTCGGANGASSSIRRRKLGSGSASRRSGLKGWREAWLYLGPFPPGQTPQAEEIGQLQRPFDDGGDGIFWRADLPDTHVRIYLETPLFGRWNYPLGVTLYGLLQTGVELGRGDIEQYVLDHIGQCAALHDYALWDKTQFGAPGINHQLISIDSLDDCGSFGATMLLAMTRRDLPGGRAAADRIAHYISEVQDRRPDGALFRVHGSTDFMQDTMWCDDLYMSVPFLCRYAGLTEDTRYLDDAARQFLLYKKYMYMPDLQIMSHVYDFKFDKPNGIPWGRGNGWVLFSLTELLAVLPENHPQRAGLLEFFRELSAGYLRLQGERGLWHQVLTNSQSYEESSCTSMFVYAFARGVRFGWLNEPEPYTESVFRGWEGLSRYAVDARGNVYGVCRGSGYSFSSSYYKDELLPLLNDTHGIGIVMLAGIETRRLEEHLRSGSQAEVTAQA from the coding sequence ATGCGTTATTTTCCGGAAGAGCAATCGGCGTATGCCAAGGTAGGTTCAGACGTGGAAGAAGTATTGAAGGCCATCGCGGGCCGCTACATGGGGGAGCACGGCAAGGTGGGGCCGGTCTACCGGCTGTTCAGCAGGGAAGCTTTCGTGCGGGAGGAAGACTACCGTTATGTGATGGACCTGGACAAGAAGCTCGAGGACCTCCGCGAAGGGCAGTTCGTGTACTGCTGGTCCAAGCTGTGGAGCGAGAAGGAGATGGAGATCCCGCTCAGTCTCTCGTGCTTCTCGCCGGCGCGCGTGTATGTGAACGGCGTGCAGGCTTTTGCTTCCAACCTGAATGACGACGTCTTTCCGGACCGCCGCTGCTGGTTCCGGGCCAAGGTCGTTCCCGGCTGGAATCACATCGTGCTGCGGTTCACGAAGACGGCGACCGGCTGCGGTGGGAAGTTCGGCACCGGTTCGATCAAGGGGGCGCCGCTGCACTTCCTCGTGCCGCTGGAAGACCGGGCAGGCCAGGAGGGCTGGGTATACAGCTGTCCATTCGGCGAAGACTTGAAAGCGCTCCCGGGATCGGAGGCGTGGGATATCCCGGCTGCGGAAGCCGGAGAGATCGTCTGGCAGCCGCAGCAGGCCTGGACGGAGAGCGAGCGGACCGCAGGCGTGTTCGGGCGCCTCTTCGGCGAGCAGGCGGGGAGCCAGGCCTGGGCGTGGACACGGATTGGCAGCCGGCGGGGAGCCGCGCAGGAGATCCGTCTGAGCGGGACGCACGAAGGCGGTCTGACGCTGTACGCCGGCGGCATCGAGGTGTATTCGGCGGCATCGTCCGGCACGTTCGCGCTCACGCTGCGGCTGCCTTACGGTGAGCATGATCTGCTCGTCCGCTCGACCTGCGGGGGAGCGAATGGGGCTTCGAGCTCGATCCGCCGGCGGAAGCTCGGGAGCGGTTCTGCCAGCCGCCGCAGCGGATTGAAGGGCTGGCGCGAGGCGTGGCTGTATCTCGGTCCGTTTCCACCCGGTCAGACGCCGCAGGCGGAGGAGATCGGGCAGCTCCAGCGGCCGTTCGACGATGGCGGAGACGGCATCTTCTGGCGGGCCGACCTGCCGGACACCCATGTCCGCATCTACCTGGAGACGCCGCTGTTCGGGCGCTGGAACTATCCGCTCGGCGTAACGCTCTATGGACTGCTGCAGACGGGTGTCGAGCTCGGCCGCGGCGACATCGAGCAGTACGTGCTGGACCACATCGGCCAGTGCGCGGCTCTGCATGACTACGCGCTGTGGGACAAAACGCAGTTCGGCGCGCCGGGCATCAACCACCAGCTCATTTCCATCGACTCTCTCGATGACTGCGGCTCCTTCGGCGCCACGATGCTGCTTGCCATGACCCGCCGGGACTTGCCCGGAGGCCGGGCGGCGGCGGACCGGATCGCGCATTACATCTCAGAGGTACAGGACCGCAGGCCGGACGGCGCCCTGTTCCGGGTGCACGGCAGCACGGATTTTATGCAGGACACGATGTGGTGCGACGATCTGTACATGAGCGTGCCTTTCCTGTGCCGCTATGCGGGGCTGACAGAGGATACCCGGTACCTCGACGATGCGGCGCGCCAGTTCCTGCTCTACAAGAAGTACATGTACATGCCGGACCTGCAGATCATGTCCCATGTGTATGACTTCAAATTCGACAAGCCGAACGGCATTCCCTGGGGCCGCGGGAACGGCTGGGTGCTCTTCTCGCTGACCGAGCTGCTCGCGGTCCTGCCGGAGAACCACCCGCAGCGCGCCGGCCTGCTCGAATTCTTCCGGGAGCTGAGCGCCGGCTACCTGAGGCTTCAGGGGGAGCGCGGACTGTGGCATCAGGTGCTGACGAACTCGCAGTCGTACGAGGAATCCTCCTGCACGTCGATGTTCGTCTATGCGTTCGCCCGCGGCGTCCGCTTCGGCTGGCTGAATGAGCCGGAGCCGTATACGGAATCGGTCTTCCGCGGCTGGGAAGGGCTCAGCCGCTATGCAGTCGACGCCAGGGGGAACGTGTACGGCGTCTGCCGCGGCTCCGGTTACTCGTTCTCGTCCTCGTATTACAAGGATGAGCTGCTGCCGCTGCTCAATGATACACATGGTATCGGGATCGTCATGCTCGCCGGCATCGAGACGCGCCGGCTGGAGGAGCATCTGCGCAGCGGCTCGCAAGCCGAGGTAACTGCACAGGCGTAG
- a CDS encoding ABC transporter permease — protein sequence MEHTGVQKKAKAVTKVSADGSVLRRLQRDKWLYVLLLPGLLYFLIFKYVPMWGVLLAFKNYQPFLGFWESEWVGFEHFRQFFANPDFGRLMRNTLLLSLYNLIFFFPAPIVLALLLNEVRVSVYKRAIQTLVYVPHFMSLVIVASITYVFLTTEGGIINLLLEKFTGQKIDFLSSPDWFRPMIILQTIWKECGWGTIIFLAALAGVDAEQYEAAIVDGASRWRQLWHITLPSIQSTIVILLILRLGDVLDNGFEQIYLMSNALNRDVADVFDTYVYMMGITQGAFSYSTAVGLFKSVIGVTLVLSSNYLAKRFGQSGIY from the coding sequence ATGGAGCATACCGGCGTTCAAAAGAAAGCGAAAGCGGTAACAAAGGTGTCCGCGGACGGATCCGTCCTCCGGCGGCTGCAGAGGGACAAATGGCTTTACGTGCTGCTGCTGCCCGGACTGCTGTATTTTCTCATATTCAAGTACGTGCCGATGTGGGGCGTGCTGCTGGCCTTCAAAAACTACCAGCCGTTCCTCGGCTTCTGGGAGAGCGAGTGGGTCGGGTTCGAGCACTTCCGGCAGTTCTTCGCGAATCCGGACTTCGGCCGGCTCATGCGCAACACGCTGCTCCTGTCGCTGTACAACCTGATCTTCTTCTTCCCGGCGCCGATCGTGCTGGCGCTGCTGCTCAATGAAGTGCGGGTCTCCGTCTACAAGAGGGCGATCCAGACGCTGGTCTATGTGCCGCACTTCATGTCGCTTGTGATCGTGGCCAGTATCACCTACGTCTTCCTGACCACCGAAGGGGGCATCATCAACCTGCTCCTCGAGAAATTCACGGGCCAGAAGATCGACTTCCTGTCGAGTCCCGACTGGTTCCGCCCGATGATCATCCTCCAGACGATCTGGAAGGAATGCGGCTGGGGCACGATCATCTTCCTGGCCGCACTGGCCGGCGTGGACGCGGAACAGTACGAGGCGGCTATCGTGGACGGGGCAAGCCGCTGGCGCCAGCTGTGGCACATTACGCTGCCTTCGATCCAGAGCACGATCGTCATCCTGCTCATCCTGCGCCTCGGCGACGTTCTCGACAACGGGTTCGAGCAGATATATCTCATGAGCAATGCGCTGAACCGCGATGTGGCGGACGTGTTCGACACCTATGTTTATATGATGGGGATCACGCAGGGCGCGTTCTCTTACAGTACGGCGGTGGGGCTGTTCAAATCCGTCATCGGCGTCACGCTCGTTCTCTCCTCGAACTATCTGGCGAAACGCTTCGGCCAATCGGGGATCTACTAG
- a CDS encoding rhamnogalacturonan lyase, with product MKLRSISRRQRQRLLSSVLSLALLVPAAASPVSAADPTVDSGSSSSTVVQKRQAEYLGRGVVAVQTEGGIFVSWRLLGTDKSGTAFHLYRDGVKLNGEPITAATNFLDPDGTAASKYTVRAVVSGVEQEPPKPAGVWGKNYLSVPLKKPADGVNPDGTPFTYSANDASAGDLDGDGEYELIVKWDPSNSKDNSQNGITGEVFIDAYKQDGTLLWRISLGRNIRAGAHYTQFLVYDFDGDGRAEVAFKTADGTVDGTGQVIGDASADYRDAAGRVLSGPEFLSIFDGKTGKVLDTVPYDPPRGNVSDWGDSYGNRVDRFLAAVAYLDGEHPSLVMARGYYTRAVLAAYNFRDGKLSKVWTFDSNNPGSEGYRGQGNHNLSVADVDGDGRDEITYGAAAIDDNGQGLYTTGLGHGDAMHLGDLDPTRPGLEVFQVHEDKNAAAGIEYRDARTGQMIWGVYTGKDTGRGMSADIDPAHPGEEVWASGKLFSSQGAQIGAVTPSSTNFGIWWDGDPLRELLDQNRIDKWDYTAGATRNLFTSPEIASNNGTKATPNLQADLLGDWREEAVWRSTDSSELRIYTTTAVTDRRLPTLMHDPVYRLGVAWQNVGYNQPPHTGFFLGDGMTTPPAPSLYAVHHASVDLQPNPINLKSSTTATSATAYLELPDHGAKNIDPASVTLSVYGRTLKPLASPVLVGDYDADGKKDLMLKFDRNQLIQALQGATSSVKAVFRGRLKNGDVLAGETVLTITR from the coding sequence GTGAAATTGCGTTCGATCTCCCGCCGTCAGCGTCAGCGTCTTCTCAGCTCGGTTCTGTCCCTCGCCCTGCTTGTTCCTGCAGCCGCTTCTCCTGTATCCGCAGCCGATCCCACGGTCGATTCCGGCAGCAGCTCGTCCACCGTCGTCCAGAAGCGCCAGGCGGAGTACCTCGGCCGAGGCGTGGTGGCCGTGCAGACCGAAGGCGGTATCTTCGTGTCCTGGCGCCTGCTAGGCACGGACAAGAGCGGTACGGCGTTCCATCTGTACCGCGACGGCGTGAAGCTGAACGGCGAGCCGATCACGGCGGCAACGAACTTCCTGGACCCGGACGGTACGGCAGCGTCGAAGTATACGGTCCGCGCGGTGGTATCCGGCGTGGAGCAGGAGCCGCCCAAGCCCGCGGGCGTCTGGGGGAAGAACTACCTCAGCGTGCCGCTGAAGAAGCCGGCGGACGGCGTGAACCCGGACGGCACCCCCTTCACCTACAGCGCCAATGATGCGAGCGCGGGCGATCTGGACGGCGACGGGGAATACGAACTGATCGTGAAGTGGGACCCGAGCAACTCCAAGGACAACTCGCAGAACGGGATCACCGGCGAAGTGTTCATCGACGCCTACAAGCAGGACGGCACCCTTCTGTGGCGGATCTCGCTCGGCCGCAATATCCGCGCCGGTGCCCACTATACGCAGTTCCTGGTGTACGATTTTGACGGCGACGGCCGGGCCGAAGTGGCGTTCAAGACGGCGGACGGCACCGTGGACGGCACGGGTCAGGTCATTGGCGACGCTTCGGCGGACTACCGCGACGCTGCAGGCCGGGTTCTCTCCGGGCCGGAGTTCCTGTCGATCTTCGACGGGAAGACAGGGAAGGTGCTCGATACGGTGCCGTACGATCCTCCCCGGGGCAATGTGAGCGACTGGGGTGACAGCTACGGCAACCGGGTCGACCGGTTCCTGGCGGCGGTCGCCTATCTGGACGGAGAGCATCCTAGCCTGGTGATGGCGCGCGGTTACTACACCCGTGCCGTCCTGGCTGCCTACAACTTCCGGGACGGCAAGCTGAGCAAGGTGTGGACGTTCGACAGCAACAACCCCGGCAGCGAAGGCTACCGGGGACAGGGCAACCACAACCTGAGCGTGGCCGACGTGGACGGCGACGGCCGCGACGAGATCACCTACGGGGCGGCGGCGATCGATGATAACGGCCAGGGCCTCTACACGACAGGCCTCGGCCATGGCGACGCCATGCACCTTGGGGACCTCGATCCGACCCGCCCGGGTCTGGAAGTGTTCCAGGTGCATGAGGACAAGAATGCGGCCGCCGGGATCGAATATCGTGATGCCCGGACCGGGCAGATGATCTGGGGCGTGTATACCGGCAAGGATACGGGCCGAGGCATGTCTGCCGACATCGATCCGGCGCATCCGGGAGAGGAAGTCTGGGCGAGCGGGAAGCTCTTCAGCAGCCAGGGGGCCCAGATCGGAGCCGTGACGCCGTCGTCCACGAACTTTGGCATCTGGTGGGACGGCGACCCGCTGCGCGAGCTGCTCGACCAGAACCGCATCGACAAGTGGGACTACACCGCCGGGGCGACCCGCAATCTGTTCACCTCGCCGGAGATCGCCTCGAACAACGGCACGAAGGCGACGCCGAACCTGCAGGCCGACCTGCTCGGCGACTGGCGGGAAGAGGCGGTCTGGCGCTCCACCGATTCCTCGGAGCTGCGGATCTACACGACCACCGCGGTGACGGACCGCCGGCTGCCGACGCTGATGCACGATCCGGTGTACCGCCTCGGCGTGGCGTGGCAGAATGTCGGCTACAATCAGCCGCCGCACACGGGCTTCTTCCTGGGCGACGGGATGACGACTCCGCCGGCTCCGTCCCTGTATGCGGTCCACCATGCGAGCGTGGATCTGCAGCCGAATCCGATCAACCTGAAGAGCTCCACGACGGCGACCAGCGCCACCGCTTATCTGGAACTGCCGGATCACGGGGCGAAGAACATCGATCCCGCCTCCGTGACGCTGAGCGTCTACGGCCGCACGCTGAAGCCGCTGGCCTCCCCTGTGCTGGTGGGCGACTATGACGCCGACGGGAAGAAGGACCTCATGCTGAAGTTCGACCGCAATCAGCTGATCCAGGCACTGCAGGGCGCGACGTCCAGCGTGAAGGCCGTCTTCCGCGGACGTCTCAAGAACGGCGATGTGCTCGCGGGAGAGACGGTATTGACCATTACACGATAA
- a CDS encoding helix-turn-helix domain-containing protein encodes MLPKGRHFRKSLILILIITSIPGLITGGAIYWFTAGRIESELVQLHKNQIAKRAESIQGQFSYLELSLSHLAFDPKLDYTLAQTDLLRNFTVTRDLYKTLLLTQGALPLVDRMELFVEGQVPAHFSPDFNLLVTEAERQAWKPLLKPGTPVYWTRLGDADHKERAPSLALVHQVPGGSTTPFGVVLFRLNEARVVEQLQALTPYEEGEAFLLAEDGTVLASSDAGPQPSPLLEKLRTAVLERTEGETSFKLDWNDSTYSVSYGTFDRLGSSWTYVTAAPIHAITAPVVIVSKTIIGVSLAGLLLGCLLAWFASRRIYSPMERLVRLLGGERAPEGGDEFAELEKRWVHLHRESADLQHRLEKQLPQVKEGFLLQLIQGHLSAYPQEELAERLRSFGWEPEGRVFTVICLQLTGMTRLEAQGRFSAEDEGLVTFAAANMIEELASGSFPQAHALNFHDLTVGLLISLPEEEAAEEPWLPLCENIIEAVTGILRMNVTAAVGRSTPNLRGLPDLFEEAKGLLGYRSFGEENQILRAGDVYGAEGAERVPYPFTEEKELLQALRKGQPEEAEAALALFLKALTDQSQTEGDYQQGVLNLLGSLEHMTLQSGLHPGRVYGHGNRFALLAELREPEQVERWFRRCILCPYLKEMESRSGSSARRMIEEAIHYIETRYMHDISLDSCADHCGTNVFSLSRSFKSVTGMTFVDYVTETRLTKAKELLRESERKINEIAEQVGYQHGYFNRIFKKAEGVTPSRYREMSRES; translated from the coding sequence ATGCTTCCCAAAGGTCGTCACTTTCGGAAAAGCCTCATTCTCATACTGATCATCACCTCGATTCCCGGACTGATCACCGGCGGAGCCATCTACTGGTTCACCGCCGGCCGGATCGAAAGCGAGCTGGTACAGCTGCACAAGAACCAGATCGCGAAGCGGGCGGAAAGCATACAGGGGCAGTTCTCCTATTTGGAGCTGTCCCTTTCGCATTTGGCTTTCGACCCGAAGCTCGATTATACGCTCGCCCAGACGGACCTGCTGCGGAATTTTACCGTCACCCGGGATCTGTACAAAACGCTGCTGCTGACCCAGGGGGCGCTGCCGCTCGTGGACCGCATGGAGCTGTTCGTCGAAGGACAGGTGCCTGCCCATTTCTCGCCGGACTTCAACCTGCTCGTGACGGAGGCGGAGCGGCAGGCCTGGAAGCCGCTGCTGAAGCCGGGCACCCCGGTGTACTGGACGCGCCTCGGCGATGCGGATCACAAGGAGAGGGCGCCTTCCCTGGCCCTCGTGCATCAGGTGCCGGGCGGCTCCACAACGCCCTTCGGCGTAGTGCTCTTCCGGCTGAACGAGGCCCGCGTCGTCGAGCAGCTGCAGGCCCTGACGCCGTACGAGGAGGGCGAAGCCTTCCTCCTCGCGGAGGACGGCACGGTGCTGGCCTCGTCGGACGCGGGTCCGCAGCCGTCGCCGCTGCTGGAGAAGCTGCGCACCGCGGTTCTGGAGCGCACCGAGGGAGAGACCTCGTTCAAGCTTGACTGGAACGACAGCACCTACTCCGTGTCGTACGGCACCTTTGACCGGCTCGGCTCGAGCTGGACCTATGTCACCGCCGCCCCGATCCACGCGATCACGGCCCCGGTCGTCATCGTGTCGAAGACGATTATCGGCGTCTCGCTGGCGGGCCTGCTGCTCGGCTGTCTGCTCGCCTGGTTCGCTTCCCGGCGCATCTACTCGCCGATGGAGCGGCTCGTGCGCCTGCTCGGCGGTGAGCGTGCGCCCGAGGGCGGCGACGAATTCGCCGAGCTCGAGAAGCGCTGGGTGCATCTCCACCGGGAGAGCGCGGATCTCCAGCACCGGCTCGAGAAGCAGCTTCCGCAGGTCAAGGAAGGCTTCCTGCTGCAGCTGATCCAGGGCCACCTGTCGGCCTACCCGCAGGAGGAGCTCGCCGAGCGCCTGCGCTCGTTCGGCTGGGAGCCGGAGGGCCGCGTGTTCACGGTGATCTGCCTGCAGCTCACCGGCATGACCCGCCTCGAGGCGCAGGGGCGTTTCTCCGCCGAGGACGAGGGGCTCGTCACCTTTGCTGCGGCGAACATGATCGAAGAGCTGGCGAGCGGGTCGTTCCCGCAGGCGCATGCCCTGAACTTCCATGACCTGACCGTCGGCCTGCTGATCTCCCTGCCGGAGGAGGAGGCCGCGGAGGAGCCGTGGCTGCCGCTCTGTGAGAACATCATTGAAGCGGTCACCGGCATCCTGCGGATGAACGTCACCGCGGCGGTCGGCCGGAGCACGCCGAATCTGCGCGGGCTGCCGGATCTCTTCGAGGAGGCCAAGGGGCTCCTCGGCTACCGGAGCTTCGGCGAGGAGAACCAGATTCTCCGCGCCGGGGATGTCTACGGGGCAGAGGGAGCGGAGCGGGTGCCTTATCCGTTCACTGAGGAGAAGGAACTGCTCCAGGCCCTGCGCAAGGGCCAGCCGGAGGAGGCGGAGGCCGCGCTTGCCTTGTTCCTGAAAGCGTTAACAGACCAGTCGCAGACCGAGGGCGATTACCAGCAGGGCGTGCTGAATCTGCTGGGCTCCCTGGAGCATATGACGCTGCAGAGCGGCCTTCACCCGGGCCGGGTGTACGGACACGGCAACCGGTTCGCCCTGCTGGCCGAGCTGCGGGAGCCGGAGCAGGTGGAGCGGTGGTTCCGACGTTGCATCCTCTGCCCTTATCTGAAGGAGATGGAGTCCCGCAGCGGAAGCTCCGCCCGGCGGATGATCGAGGAAGCGATCCACTATATCGAGACCCGCTACATGCATGATATTTCGCTGGATTCCTGTGCCGACCACTGCGGTACGAACGTATTCTCGCTCAGCCGATCGTTCAAGAGCGTCACAGGCATGACCTTCGTCGACTATGTGACGGAGACCCGGCTCACGAAGGCCAAGGAGCTGCTGCGCGAATCGGAGCGCAAGATCAACGAGATCGCCGAGCAGGTCGGCTACCAGCATGGCTACTTCAACCGCATCTTCAAGAAGGCCGAAGGGGTGACCCCAAGCCGCTACCGGGAGATGAGCCGCGAGAGCTAG
- a CDS encoding extracellular solute-binding protein — protein MKTPSKAWRKWTASFLVTVLSLSTLAACSSGGKEAAPASGAAGGAASGSGSGPYKLNIMLPTFKTTFPKDNSPVVQELNKYLNAEMHLEWVPNNSYPEKLNITLASGKLPTIMVIDSKSPSFINAARTGAFWELGPYLKDYPNLSKANPIVLNNSSIDGKNYGIYRTRALARNGIMYRKDWLENVGLQEPKTIDDFYNILKAFATKDPDKNGKNDTYGMVISKFTGPFEIMQTWFGVPNKWGPDASGQLLPAHLFPEYMDSLKFFKKLYDEKLINADFAVMDTGKWNDPVVNGQAGVIVDVTDNAGRLEDKIHAALEKAGKDDKSKQFMDIVDTVEGPKGKKNLPTSGYSGVIAISKTGAKTEEDLKKALTFLDKLNDEKAQILAGNGIEGMHYKKVEGGIEPVKDPAKLEGEVEGLNQMLTFLPEDRTLKVVQTPLRQKITKVQKEAEQHIVPNPAEPLVSNVYSQKGPQLDTMISDARTKFIVGQIDEAGFKAAVELWRKSGGDEYVKEINELYAKMKK, from the coding sequence ATGAAAACACCATCCAAAGCCTGGCGCAAATGGACCGCCTCGTTCCTCGTTACCGTCCTGTCTCTGTCAACACTCGCAGCGTGTTCGTCCGGCGGCAAGGAGGCTGCTCCCGCTTCGGGGGCCGCAGGCGGGGCTGCCTCCGGCTCGGGCAGCGGGCCGTACAAGCTCAACATCATGCTGCCGACGTTCAAAACCACGTTCCCGAAGGACAACTCGCCGGTCGTACAGGAGCTCAACAAGTACCTGAATGCGGAGATGCACCTGGAGTGGGTGCCGAACAATTCCTATCCGGAGAAGCTGAACATCACGCTCGCCTCCGGCAAGCTGCCGACGATCATGGTCATCGATTCGAAGTCGCCTTCGTTCATCAATGCGGCACGCACCGGCGCCTTCTGGGAGCTCGGGCCGTACCTTAAGGACTATCCGAATCTCAGTAAGGCCAATCCGATCGTACTGAACAACTCCTCCATCGACGGCAAAAATTACGGGATTTACCGGACCCGCGCCCTCGCGCGCAACGGCATCATGTACCGCAAGGACTGGCTGGAGAACGTAGGGCTGCAGGAGCCGAAGACGATCGACGATTTTTACAATATCTTGAAAGCCTTTGCAACCAAGGACCCGGACAAGAACGGCAAGAACGACACGTACGGTATGGTTATCTCCAAGTTCACGGGGCCGTTCGAGATCATGCAGACCTGGTTCGGCGTGCCGAACAAGTGGGGCCCGGATGCGAGCGGCCAGCTGCTGCCGGCGCACCTGTTCCCGGAATATATGGATTCCCTGAAATTCTTCAAGAAGCTCTATGACGAGAAGCTGATCAACGCCGACTTCGCGGTCATGGATACCGGGAAGTGGAATGATCCCGTGGTGAACGGGCAGGCCGGCGTGATCGTCGATGTGACGGACAACGCGGGACGGCTGGAGGACAAAATCCATGCGGCGCTGGAGAAAGCGGGCAAGGATGACAAGAGCAAGCAGTTCATGGATATTGTGGACACCGTGGAAGGGCCGAAGGGCAAGAAGAACCTGCCGACCTCCGGCTATTCGGGCGTCATTGCGATCTCGAAGACGGGCGCGAAGACGGAGGAAGACCTGAAGAAGGCGCTGACCTTCCTCGATAAGCTGAACGATGAGAAAGCGCAGATTCTGGCGGGCAACGGCATCGAAGGCATGCACTACAAGAAGGTCGAAGGCGGCATTGAGCCGGTCAAGGATCCAGCCAAGCTGGAAGGGGAAGTGGAAGGCCTGAACCAGATGCTGACCTTCCTGCCGGAGGACCGTACGCTGAAGGTCGTACAGACGCCGCTGCGGCAGAAGATCACGAAGGTGCAGAAGGAAGCCGAGCAGCATATCGTACCGAACCCGGCTGAGCCGCTGGTATCGAACGTGTACTCCCAGAAGGGGCCGCAGCTCGATACGATGATCAGCGACGCGCGGACGAAGTTCATCGTCGGCCAGATCGACGAAGCGGGCTTCAAGGCGGCCGTCGAACTGTGGCGCAAGAGCGGCGGGGATGAGTACGTCAAGGAAATCAACGAGCTGTACGCCAAAATGAAGAAGTAA